Within Amycolatopsis sp. cg5, the genomic segment CGAGATGACGCTGCACGGCAACGAGGCCATCACCTGGGATTTCGAATGGACCGCGCCGGAGGGGCTGCGCCACGTCCGTTCGATCTATTGGCGCAAGTCGGGCATCGAATACTTCTGCTACGCCTCGTCGCTCGCGAGCGAATGGCACGAGATGGACTCGATCCTCACCACGATGACGGACAACGCGAAACCCTGACCCGACCCTTCGACGGCGAATCAGGTCCATGATGGGTGGCGTCGTCGAGGACAAGGAGATCGCTGCCATGGGCGACTACGCCGAAGCGCACCGACGGAGCTTGGAAGACCCGGAGGGCTTCTGGCTGGAAGCCGCCGAAGCGATCGACTGGTCACGCAAACCGACGCGCGCGCTCGACGACAGCGACGCGCCGCTGTATCGCTGGTTCCCCGACGGGGAGCTGAACACCTCGGTCAACGCGCTGGACCGGCACGTCCAAGCGGGCCGCGGCGAGCGGACCGCGCTGATCTGGGACTCGCCGGTCACCGGCCAGACCCGCCGGTTCACCTACGCCGAGCTGCTCTACGAGGTCACCAGGTTCGCGGGCGCGCTCGCCTCGCTGCACGTCGACAAGGGCGAGCGGGTGATCATCTACATGCCGATGGTGCCCGAGGCCGTGATCGCGATGCTCGCCTGCGCGCGCCTCGGCGCGGTGCACTCGGTGGTCTTCGGCGGCTTCGCGCCCAAGGAGCTGGCGGCGCGCGTCGACGACGCGAAGCCGAGGGTGATCGTGGCCGCGTCCTGCGGGATCGAGCCGGCGCGGACCGTCGAGTACAAGCCGATCATCGACGAGGCGCTGGCGATGGCCGAGCACCAGCCGGACCGCGTGGTCATCCTCCAGCGTGACCGGCTCAAGGCCGAGCTCGGCGAACGGGACGTCGACTGGAACGAGCTCATCGAGCACGCGCCGCCGGCGCAGGCGGTGCCGGTCGCCGCGACCGACCCGCTCTACATCCTCTACACCTCGGGCACCACGGGTAAGCCGAAAGGCGTCGTCCGTGACACCGGCGGGCACGCGGTCGCGCTCGCCTGGTCGATGGCGGCGATCTACGACATCCAGCCCGGCGACGTCTGGTGGACGGCTTCCGACGTCGGCTGGGTCGTCGGGCACTCGTACATCGTCTACGCGCCGCTGCTGGTGGGGGCCACGTCCGTGCTCTACGAGGGCAAGCCCGTCGGCACCCCGGACGCGGGCGCGTTCTGGCGGGTCATCGCCGACCACGGGGTCAAGGCGCTGTTCACCGCGCCGACCGCGCTGCGGGCGATCAAGAAGGTCGACCCCGAGGCCAAGGAGATGGCGAACCACGACCTGTCGCGGTTCCAGACCCTGTTCATGGCCGGTGAGCGGCTCGACCCGGAGACCTATCACTGGGCGGGCGAGCACCTCGGCACCCCGGTGATCGACCACTGGTGGCAGACCGAGACGGGCTGGCCGATCGCGGCGAACCCGCGCGGGCTGGAGCCGATGCCGGTCAAGCCGGGTTCGGCGACCAAGCCGGTGCCGGGCTGGGACGTCCGGATCCTGGATCAGGCGGGCGAAACCGTGCCAGCGGGCCGAGAGGGCGCGATCGCGATCAAACTTCCGCTGCCGCCCGGATCGCTTCCGACACTCTGGGGCGACGACGAACGGTACAAAGAGGCCTACCTGTCCCGTTACGACGGTTATTACCTAACCGGAGACTCCGGCTACCTCGACGAGGACGGCTACCTGTTCGTCATGGGCCGGACCGACGACGTGATCAACGTGGCAGGCCACCGGCTGTCGACCGGCTCGATGGAGGCCGTGCTCGCCTCGCATCCCGCCGTCGCCGAATGTGCGGTGATCGGCGTCAAGGACCAGCTCAAGGGGCAATTGCCGCGCGGTCTCGTGGTGCTCAAGTCCGGTGTGGACGTCACCGAAGCCGAGCTGAAGGCCGAGCTGGTCGCACTGGTCCGGCGGGACATCGGCCCGGTCGCCGCGTTCAGGGACGTGTCCATTGTGGAGGCGCTGCCGAAGACCCGTTCCGGCAAGATCTTACGAAAAACCATGCGTGGCATCGCGGACGGACGCGACGAAGCCGTCCCGTCGACCATCGAGGACGCCTCGGTGCTGGAGGCGCTGAAGGTCGTGCTGCGCGGAAAATAGGGGTCGACTGGTCCGTACCACCCACCGATCGGCCGTTGTGCTCCGCGCCACATTGGTCTATACCTCTGGGGACGTCTCGAATCCCTACCGGAGGTGTTCCGTGAGGAAGCGCGTGTCCAGAGCCCTGCTGGGTTCGGCCATCCTGAGTCTCGCGACTCTCGGCCTGCCCGTGGTGGCGACCGCGGGCCCGACCACTCAGACCGCGGGCTCCGAACGCGCAGTCACCGACATCATCCCGGCGCCCGTCGAGGCGAAAGCCGACGCCAGGGCCAACTTCTGGCTCTCGCCGGCCACCGTGATCAAGGCCGACCACGGCGCCACGCAGGTCGCCGACTACCTGCGTGACCGGCTCAAGCCCGCCACCGGCTACCCGCTGCCCGTGCTCTCGCACAGCTTCGGGCTGCCCGCGATCTCGCTCGAACTCGGCCACGCCGACGCCCGCGTCGGCAAGGAGGGCTACACCCTCAAGGTTGCCAAGAACGGTGTAACCCTGAAGGCCAACACCGCCGACGGCCTGTTCCTCGGCGTGCAGTCGCTGCGGCAGCTGCTCCCGTCCGCGATCGACGCGAAGACCGTCCAGCACCGGCTGTGGACGGTCGCGGGCGGCAGCGTCCTCGACTACCCGCGATTCGGCTACCGCGGCGCGATGCTCGACGTGGCCCGGCACTTCTTCAACCCGGACCAGGTCAAGACCTACATCGACCAGATCGCCCAGTACAAGATCAACACGCTGCACCTGCACCTGTCCGACGACCAGGGCTGGCGCATCGAGATCAAGAGCTGGCCCCGGCTGACGAGCTTCGGCGGCCAGACCGCGGTCGGCGGCGGCAAGGGCGGGTTCTACACCCAGGAGCAGTACAAGGACCTGGTGAAGTACGCGGCCTCGCGGCACATCACGGTGATCCCGGAGATCGACATGCCGGGCCACACCAACGCGGCGCAGTCCTCGTACGCCGAGCTCAACTGCGACAAGAAGGCCGTGCCGGTCCGCACGGACACCG encodes:
- a CDS encoding propionyl-CoA synthetase codes for the protein MGGVVEDKEIAAMGDYAEAHRRSLEDPEGFWLEAAEAIDWSRKPTRALDDSDAPLYRWFPDGELNTSVNALDRHVQAGRGERTALIWDSPVTGQTRRFTYAELLYEVTRFAGALASLHVDKGERVIIYMPMVPEAVIAMLACARLGAVHSVVFGGFAPKELAARVDDAKPRVIVAASCGIEPARTVEYKPIIDEALAMAEHQPDRVVILQRDRLKAELGERDVDWNELIEHAPPAQAVPVAATDPLYILYTSGTTGKPKGVVRDTGGHAVALAWSMAAIYDIQPGDVWWTASDVGWVVGHSYIVYAPLLVGATSVLYEGKPVGTPDAGAFWRVIADHGVKALFTAPTALRAIKKVDPEAKEMANHDLSRFQTLFMAGERLDPETYHWAGEHLGTPVIDHWWQTETGWPIAANPRGLEPMPVKPGSATKPVPGWDVRILDQAGETVPAGREGAIAIKLPLPPGSLPTLWGDDERYKEAYLSRYDGYYLTGDSGYLDEDGYLFVMGRTDDVINVAGHRLSTGSMEAVLASHPAVAECAVIGVKDQLKGQLPRGLVVLKSGVDVTEAELKAELVALVRRDIGPVAAFRDVSIVEALPKTRSGKILRKTMRGIADGRDEAVPSTIEDASVLEALKVVLRGK
- a CDS encoding beta-N-acetylhexosaminidase, which gives rise to MRKRVSRALLGSAILSLATLGLPVVATAGPTTQTAGSERAVTDIIPAPVEAKADARANFWLSPATVIKADHGATQVADYLRDRLKPATGYPLPVLSHSFGLPAISLELGHADARVGKEGYTLKVAKNGVTLKANTADGLFLGVQSLRQLLPSAIDAKTVQHRLWTVAGGSVLDYPRFGYRGAMLDVARHFFNPDQVKTYIDQIAQYKINTLHLHLSDDQGWRIEIKSWPRLTSFGGQTAVGGGKGGFYTQEQYKDLVKYAASRHITVIPEIDMPGHTNAAQSSYAELNCDKKAVPVRTDTEVGYSSLCINDPLTYKFVDDVFRELAAITPGKYIHIGGDEAHATKPEDYLTFQSKVQPIAAKYGKYISGWDEIVKAKPGATAIPQFWDTVDDKPEVAAAAARGNKILFSPANKAYLDMKYTDSSPLGQDWAGLVEVKDAYDWDPATYLKGVTESQVAGIEAPLWSETLVTNDDLEYMAFPRLPGHAEIGWSPKATHNWDTYRLRLAKQAPRWGVQGIDFYRSPQVGWK